The following coding sequences lie in one Epinephelus moara isolate mb chromosome 17, YSFRI_EMoa_1.0, whole genome shotgun sequence genomic window:
- the znhit1 gene encoding zinc finger HIT domain-containing protein 1, with translation MVLEKKGSARVEAGQRRVLDEATRQRRLTRQLEALEKDNFQDDPLSSLPPPGPTARLPAFSETEEPEKKKRKTRGDHFKQRFRKNFTTLLEEENLSERPEPNYLSAAAPPSSLPPRHFCCVCGFPSHYTCTTCGGRYCSSKCLCTHRETRCLKWTL, from the exons ATGGTGCTTGAGAAGAAAGGTTCCG ctcgGGTGGAGGCCGGGCAGCGCAGAGTTTTGGATGAAGCCACCCGACAGAGGAGACTGACCAGGCAGCTGGAGGCTCTGGAGAAAGACAACTTCcag GACGAccctctgtcctccctccctcccccaggTCCTACTGCCCGCCTTCCTGCCTTCAGTGAGACAGAAGAACCAG agaagaagaagaggaagacgaGGGGCGATCACTTTAAGCAGCGTTTCAGGAAGAACTTCACCACGCTGCTGGAGGAAGAG AACCTGTCGGAGAGGCCGGAGCCGAACTACCTGTCTGCAGCGGCCCCTCCCTCGTCTCTGCCCCCCCGTCACTTCTGCTGTGTCTGTGGTTTTCCCTCTCACTACACCTGTACCACCTGCGGGGGGCGCTACTGCAGCAGCAAGTGTCTATGTACTCACAGAGAGACAAG